The genomic region GATTGCTCCTTAAAAATGAATTTTTAGAAAACACAAATCAATATGGAACATATCAACTCAATTTCAACAACTAAACTATAAGGTATATCAAGTATATCGTCAAGAAGTATTTCCCCCATCAAACGCGAGGTTTTTTGTAGATTTCCCTTCAATAAGCGTATATGGAGATAAGAATTGAAACGCTTCCATCTTCTCTCCTTCAATCAATTGATATAACAACTCAACAGCTGTTTTTGCCATCGTCGCCTCATCTTGTTGGATATGAGTCACCGATGGTTCTCCATCAACATATGAAGACTTTGGGTAGTCAAAGCATATGCGCGGCTTGTCTAACTCTTCTTGATTCGCCAACCATTCTGCTACGACAAGCTCAACCCCGTGCTCACTTGAAATATATGCATCTCCCTCTACTTCATTCAATTTTTCAAGTAATTGCTCTGCATTGTGATAATGGTCTCCTTCAATAACCATCTGCTCTGCATTTGCTATTCCAAATTCTGCACACGCAGCTAAATAGCCCGCTAATCGTTGTTCCAAGGAAGCTGTTCCACGCGTAGGTGGTGTGACAAAAACGATCCGACGAAGCCCTCTTTCGAATAAATAGGCAACGGTTTCCTTCGCAGCCGCGAAGTTATCTGTATAAACACCTGGGATCGGGAGTCCAGGAAGATGTCGGTCAATAAAGACGATAGGAAACTGTTCAAGACTCAATCGAATAATCGGTTCATTATAATGCTGTCCGTTTACTGGCGTCATTAAAAGACCATCGACGCCTGCATCTAACGTTCGCTGAATAACAGCTGCTTCCTCCGCCAAAGACCCGTCAGTAGAAGCGATTAACACGACATCTCCACGCTGACGTACACTTTTTTCGACAAGCCGCAAAATTTCCAACCCATATGTATTGGCTACCCCTGGAACAACCATGCCAATTTTTCGGATAGGACGAGGGCTCGCATCCTTCTCCTCTGTCACATCAACAGGCTGGTCCTCTGCCAGTTGATTCTGCCATGCTACGTAAGAGCCTTTGCCTCTTTTTCGCACAATGACTTGTTGCTGCGCTAGCATATCTAATGCCCTCTTCGTCGTAATCCGACTGACATTAAAGGCTTCTGCTAATTCGATTTCCGACGGCACGCGGTCACCTGCCTGATAGAAGCCCAATTGGATTTGCGAGAGAATGCTATTATATATTTTCAAATACAAGGGCTCTTTCATCGGCGTTCTGACCTCACTTTATTTATAGTTATTATATTTACTTAAGCTTTTTCAGCATAATGTGGAAAAGGTGCATCACCGATGATTCCACGTTGGATATCTTCTGCCATTTTTTTAATTTCGAGCCTTTCTATAGGCGAAGGCTGCTTTCCTAGACAGCTCGCACGGTCTAATGACTGAGATCGTTCAGAGACTTGAAGATGCACTTTGACTTTTGCGAGAATTTCACTGCCATTAGCATCTTGATCAACAAGCATAAAAGCATACGTTTTTTTAGAATAAATGGCTTGTAATTGTGAAACAAGCGCGTGAACCCCGTCTTCTGTCACTGATTGCTCACTGACGTAGGGCCAGCCTAAGACGTTCGCTGCATCTCGAACAATTCCTGTTGCTGCTTGAAAGGGCAATTGAATGAGAAACAACCTTGGTACATCAAGCACTAATGAGGCGGCCGTATCCTCTGTTCTTTCAATTCCGTCAATGATCACGTCTAAGGCGGAGCCATACCCCGGCCAATTCTTCTCCACCGGCTTCCCAGCCTCAAGAGGCGACTCGACAAAATACGCCACCACTTTAGAAGGGATATTTTCTTGAGCGATGGTCCGTTCCTTATCATTCATGGAATGGAGTACAATGATTTCGCTAATCGATTGATCTTGAAAAAGTGTACCCCAACACTGTGCAGTCGGCTTTTTTAACCAACGAATGAACGATACCTTTGACATTACAGTTGATCGTTGGTCTGATAATGTTTGGGCAAGAAGCTTAAACGACTGCGAAACTTCACCAACAAGTATAACGACACAATGATGTTTATTTGTACGAGCTGTTTCCATAGTTAATGCATCTTATGTAACTGGCCCATCCGCCCAAGATGCACGCCACCCCCTAAATCAATTTTCATTCAAAACAAATAAGGAAAAGCCTGCCTACAACAGGCAGGTCTTCAAAGTGCAGACAATGGCTTTACAAGCTTTGTAACACTCTTTTATTAGAGGTCACTAAACAATTCTCACATGCATAACCAAGCTTTAAAACGCCTTATGAAATCGAGCAAAAACACGGATACCTATTCACAAGAGGACAAATAGCGAGAGCAATGACGAACGCAAGCATTTGCCAGAGTCCCTAATCTCCTTGACAAAATCCAGTCCGTTTTTATTGATTGGCTTTTTTTCCGTACAAAATAAGCGCTGCTGCCCCAATCACTCCTGAGTCTTGACTAAGTCCGGAAGGTACGATGACAGTTTCTCTTCCTCTAGGACCAAGTGCGCGCTCACTAACAAAAGCTTGAACTGCATCAAACAACGGTCGACCGACTTTCGTAACCCCACCGCCGATCACGATCTTTTCCGGATCTAAAATATTGATTAAGGAGACACAGCCGACACCGATTTTTTCAAAAATCATATTTACAAATTCCTGAAGCTGCTGGTCGCCTTCGTTTGCTCGTTGGAATACTTCCGCTGTCGTCACCGACTCACCGAGCAGCTTTGATGCGTGACGAGCAATCCCTGTCCCAGAAGCAATGTATTCGAAGCCGCCTTCGATTTCACCTTCACGCGATCCAAACGAAGGATCAATCACCATATGACCAATGTCACCTGCATTGCCGCTCTTCCCGGTAATTAACTGGCCATTCGCATAAATACCAGCGCCAATTCCCGTAGACACAGTCAT from Litoribacterium kuwaitense harbors:
- a CDS encoding GntR family transcriptional regulator, with the translated sequence MKIYNSILSQIQLGFYQAGDRVPSEIELAEAFNVSRITTKRALDMLAQQQVIVRKRGKGSYVAWQNQLAEDQPVDVTEEKDASPRPIRKIGMVVPGVANTYGLEILRLVEKSVRQRGDVVLIASTDGSLAEEAAVIQRTLDAGVDGLLMTPVNGQHYNEPIIRLSLEQFPIVFIDRHLPGLPIPGVYTDNFAAAKETVAYLFERGLRRIVFVTPPTRGTASLEQRLAGYLAACAEFGIANAEQMVIEGDHYHNAEQLLEKLNEVEGDAYISSEHGVELVVAEWLANQEELDKPRICFDYPKSSYVDGEPSVTHIQQDEATMAKTAVELLYQLIEGEKMEAFQFLSPYTLIEGKSTKNLAFDGGNTS
- a CDS encoding ROK family protein, which codes for MTDMNVAAGVDIGGTKTAIGIVDDKGALLAKEVLPTDQSVSPYEMIDRMAQTIHHLLEGLGKTAEALSGIGIGAPGPLDSREGKIINPPNLTAWRDIEVTGRFKEHFAVPVTLENDANAATLAEKWVGAAQDNDNFIYMTVSTGIGAGIYANGQLITGKSGNAGDIGHMVIDPSFGSREGEIEGGFEYIASGTGIARHASKLLGESVTTAEVFQRANEGDQQLQEFVNMIFEKIGVGCVSLINILDPEKIVIGGGVTKVGRPLFDAVQAFVSERALGPRGRETVIVPSGLSQDSGVIGAAALILYGKKANQ